Within Drosophila sechellia strain sech25 chromosome 4, ASM438219v1, whole genome shotgun sequence, the genomic segment ACGCTTACTTCTACaagttacatacttttcaacgaatctagtccTTTTACTCTACGTGTAAAAGGTATAATTATCCTATCTGATAAACCTACAGGTTAGAAAACCTTTTACTATTCATAGAAGTACGAATACTTAAAATAAACATACATAACCTTTTACTATTCATAGAAGTACGAATACTTAAAATAAACATACTTCTGGGAATAGAAGGACACATATCCAACCATATATAGTAAATTATATCTTATTGATACCGATCACTAGCCATGTCGATATTTCCATCGCCAAGATGGAAGTGTGTCCGTCCGTTTACTGGTCCCTcagttaataataataactcgGATCTTCGCAcctcaaaaaaatatatatatatagctgGCTTAGTTATCATTTTGTTATCATACATTTTTCTAATTCCAAACAAATCAGTTgtttttcatatatatatatatatataattttggGAGATCGTGCACGTcattttctaaaaaaaaacacatgaGGTTAGTAAGACCGAAGGATTGTCAAAATggattgttttttgttttttttttactttcagGTCAAGTCTGCatccaaatatttattttgcggTGATCAAAGATACTCCTATAGAATTAAATATCTGCTATAGTGCAATAGTACATACATAGTATACATAGTACAGGtaccgtgggacccgtgcgaaaaaataaataaatatctttcttTAAGGGTACTTTGATGACCTTTAATCTCTGCCGCACGGTAATTATCGACCACAGTAGTAAATTCAAAAGAACTGCAACGCATTTTTCAATATGGTGACCGCCACATAGTGGCAGATAGACATTTTATTGCATATAGATAgaaaatttggcaaaaaaaaagattgtTAAAACTCGCTTATACGTTATCCACACTACACTTGTGGACCGCATATCCTGCTACATGATTCAGCACCTTTAATCTCAAAATCCTGGGACACTTCAAAAAATCTTAAATTCCCACACCCACAAGCCGACAAGTACAGCCGAAAGCCATGTCAAGCGACAATGCAACTTTCTCAAAGCATTTTCATAATACTATTTGCTTTTCCAAAGATTATTATAAAATAGCCTTACACTTCCTTATTCACCAGCTTAAAAATTGAAACTGGAAATAATAGACATATGTAATAAACTTAATATTAGCGCTTACTAGTAAAATCTAGCGTAATAAAAAACCCGCAATTAGAAAATTATTCATTAAGCGCCAACACCAACGATCAAAATACAATATATTCTATATTCTCTCTATCTCTACTGTCAAAATAAACGTCAAATAAATCCGCATAaactaatatttataaaaataaacattttttaaattacgTACTTAAAGAACTTTTTTAAAATACGTAACATCACTTTCACTTGTAGATTAACTTAAAGGTAACTTATTGTATCTTACCCTttaacaatttcaaattgtttttttttatatatttaagggataatatgcatatatttgtaaattcaaaaaaggaaaacttataaacgttgatttatttaactgaaaggtatatttttaaaaaatacatgcattttttataaaagttGATAATAAGTGTTAAGTCTATAGCAATCCAAAGTAATTAAAGAATAcaataaacatatttaaatttaacttagCCAGGCACTAGCTTTTAATGTGGAAAATCATTAATTAGTTATTAATTAACCTTAAGCCAATGAACATATATAAGAtggtatatatacataatcgTAATAACGTTAAACATTTACTCACGATAATATCTTAGGTAATTTTCTTGTAGGTACTGAGGTTATCAGTTGTCCCCAGACAAGTGTACCAATTCCAAAAAATACACACCATAGCCACTGATCTAATGTTAAAGCCTTTGTCGAGAAAGCCATTTTACCATATTGGATGATTAGCACCTTAAATGttgataaaataatttaaatgtatatatatatttatatatatatatgtatatgaataACATTATATAGCATACCTGTGATATCATAGTGAATATCCATATGGTGTAAAATATGGGATTTGTAAGTAGGCCTTCAATGACATTGCGCTGCCCATGGATTTTTCTAGCGtttatttcattaaacaaAGTCATCATGACAAAGGTATTAAAGATAATAGTAAAGTGCTGTGTTGGTCCCGCGTTTAGTTCTTGTCCACGTCCAGATTCAATATCGAGTATAACATCGCCTTTAAGAATAACCATTTTTTATTACAAAGAAAGCATTGATTATGAATATAACTTACCAACAAATAACAGTccgaatattattattaactgATACAGCGCCTGACCCAATATGTTCTTCATCATTGTGCGGGAGATTAATGGTTTTGTACGGCCATAGGGTTTACGGAGCAATAGATCTGGTGTAGGAAACTCAGTTGCTAATGCAAGTGATGCCAATGTATCCATTATTAAGTTCACCCACAACATTTGCACTGCCTGAAATTTTGCTGTTTTTAGATTTCTCCTTTTTTCTTTTAGTAACTTACTTTAAGCGGTGAATCTTGCACAGCACACGCACCAATAAATGCAACAATTACAGCGACTACATTTACTGTTAACTGAAACTGCAAAAACTTAGCTATAGAGTCATATACGTTGCGTCCCCACATTACAGCTTTAACAATGCTGCTAAAATTATCGTCAGTTAATATTATATCGGAGGCTTCTTTGGCAACATCTGTTCCGGCTATACCCATAGCAAATCCTACATCGGCTTTTTTTAAAGCTGGACCATCATTTGTACCGTCTCCAGTTACAGCAACAACTTCTCGGTTTTCACTTACAGTGCTGTCAATTATACCTATAAATACGTAaattttgtattaaaattaaagtaaattcagaTCGATTTGCGCTGTTCACTAAATTAAAGAAAGACTTTTACAAAACCTTTACTTCTCAGAGTCCCATTTTCATACCCGTTACTGTAGTGTATCAGTAGATATCTACGATATCGCAGAAATATGacgaaatttcgcgttcgaaTTTCCATAAtccgagtaacgggtatctgatagttaaTCAAACACTCTGATAGAACTTTAAAAAATCACATAGCTTTCACATTGAAGTCCatctttcaatttttaaacGCACGAAAAGTTCctatgttttttttaatagtttttaaaggttaccaattaattaaaattactatttatttgttatttgttgcaaatgagtttgttttcttttttacgGTTCACTAAACGAATTTTTTTCCCACATACACATTCAAAATATCCTGATTTCTTTTATATGTTAATGCGGAATAGCAAGTTCTAttaaaaggaaattattaCAAACCTTTTACTAAAGTATACTTGTCAGTTGGGGATGAGCGTGCTAAAACCCGCAGTTTGGGCCATACTTTATCAATAAGGTGTTGTTGAATCTGTtcataaatacaaaatgataagATACAGAATGTAAGTATATGTGTCATATTTGTATTCTTAAAACATACATCTCCATTGCTATCACGAATACGCCTATTAAACTCTTTGCCTTCCAGAATAAGAAAGTCATCATTGGGACGCAAAATGCCGCATTTGCTGGCAATTGAACGTGCTGTATTAATATTGTCTCCGGTGACCATCCGAACGGTTATACCAGCGCGTTGACACTTTCGAATTGCGTCTGGTACTTCGGGACGAACAGGATCTTCTATACCAACCACACAGAGGCATGTAAGATTTGTCATAATGTTTTCCTCATCATCCCAGTTAGGTTCGCCATCAATATGCACTTCGTTAATTGCGGCTTTACCAGGCACAAAATCGCGGTATGCTACAGATATGGTCCGCAAACCGTCACATGCCATTGGTTCAATAACTTCACGTATTAAACGCTCCTGCATCTCTCTCGTAAACTTCTCCAAAGTGCCCTCATGTCCATAGATAAAAGCACACCTGCAATGATTTCAAAGCATTGCAATTGTTGTCTTTGTGAGTACACTGCAGGATTTTTAGGAAACTAAAAAGTATGCCCAATTTAGTCTTCAGGGGCGGAAAACATTCATCGAATCTAATGGAAACCCATTTGAGTTTCGATTACTTAGCTCGCGTTTAGCTGCAGTCAGAAAAAAACGACCTTCATCAAAAGCGTCCTTGATGAAGCTTTTTAAAAACGTAGTTGGCATATACAATGACTTCATTACTGCTAAAGAggcgaaatgaaaatttaaattggttCACGGGCTGGAGCTAAGTGAACGAAAGGCAAATGGGTTGTTATACCTTCCGTAGCTTAAGTCTTTGTTCCACTGTCTAATAATACGAACTTTTTCATAATAATTTCAGAAGCTCCTTTAGTATACAGTCGATATCCTCCGTTAGGACGGGGTATCACAGTACCCATGCTCTTGCGAACTGAATTAAATGTATATACGCGTGTAAATTTATCCTCTGTAATTTCATCTCGAATAGATTGATACTTCACACCTAACCCTTGGACAAATCCCAAAAGAGCACACTCCGTTTTATTGCCAACTTGAATTGGTAAGTCTCCTGGGTTGTGTCCAGCCTTAAAAAGAAGAAATATTTATAGCTAAATAGGCTTGATATGAAATGTAATTTACCATTATATTTGAGGTGTAAGCCGAGTTGACAGATATTCccattgtaattaaatttccaacaTGTTGTGGTATATCGCTTAGGGTTGGCAAAACCTTGCACAATTTTTCACATATGTAGGATTGTACAACAGTCATACGATTGGTCGTAAGAGTGCCAGTCTTATCAGAGCATATGGCAGTGGCATTACCCATGGTTTCACATGCATCCAAATGACGAACCAAGTTATTGTCCTTCATCATTTTCTATTAAACAAACGGAATTAATCACATGGTTCCGTTTACATAAATTTAACTAACCTTGACTGAGTATGCTAGGGAAAGGGTTACTGCCAATGGAAGTCCCTCAGGTACGGCCACTACTAATACTGTAACACCAATTATCAAATGCTTCACCAAGTTATTGGCATACGTGTTTTTCCATGGCTTCTCGTCAATAACGAACGTTTTAATACAAAACTGAATGATCAGAATTATAACCGTAAGTACGGCAATAGTCGACCCAGCATATCCAATCTGTATAGCTAATTTTGTTAGTTTAGCTTGAAGCacagatttttcttttttatgcCCTGTCTCAGCCGCTCCTGATGACGATGATTGCGGCAAATGATTTCCTTCAGATTCAGATTTGGTTATCTCACTTGTGACTGTTTCGCGTTGAGATGGCGCTTGGGACCCCTTTATTTGCGATCGACCATCGTTTTCACCTACGTACGacaagaaatatttaaaacaataaacacaTACAAGATTACTggctgtatttatttaaacaagttaatcaaataaaatgagaTACGTTGTGTTTGAGTAGCTTATTTAGATTTGCCGATATTTCAggcaaaagttttcaaaactaaATGTATTTGAAATATTGTTATGTCCGTTCGTTCGAATGTCCATTTGTCCCTATGATACAagattcataaaaaaaaaagaaaagaaatacaTTCCTTTCTGCTCAAGTCGTTTTTAGAACAATGGCACGATCTTTCTAATGCCGACAACCCGACAAAAACTGTTACTCCCACACTATTGAAcccttattttattttgttttttcatgcctattctatatatttgcaaaaaaataagtGGCATCTAGCTGAGAAGCGCGTCTATCTTTCAGATGATAGTCAAAAAACCCATTCATTCTtgttttaagtttatttttgcaagggTATATGAGGTTTGACTTTCCTAAGCCGGCGTTCTTTCTTTTTAATgttaattttgttaaataagCAACCCaacattataattttaattccCCCTCCGATATTATGACACGTCATTGAAACATTTCCCACCAtgtgataaataaaatataataattctaggtcaactaattaaaataataaagaaataataataatttaaataggAAAAAAGCCAATGCAAATTCTAGTTGTTGAAGATTTGATAGCTTTCAACCACACGTTCCACACACACGTTTGTGGGCGTGTCAATGTTTTAAAACAAACTTGCACAACTTATTTAACCGTCATTAGATGCGGAAATCTCGATGTTCATGTAGACATCACAAGATCTAGTTGAGATCAAAAAGATTTTTAAGAAGATCGAAGAATTCATAAAATTTTAGATTGTgctattatttaataaaatgtaaagtCAGTATAATAACTTTGTATTACAGACAGACAAAGTctgaaaaaatgtattttaaaagaCCTTAAAAATCTTGTTTGGCAAGATTTGGAATTTAACCAAGTGAGTTACAATTTATATTCTGTTGGGactctgaattttattattatctgTAATAaggttatttatttttgtcaatgaaataaatatttaaatttaatggcaACTTTATTTGAAGATAGTTTTGGCTTAGCTTAGCTAAGCTGAAAATTAATCTTTTGAGAATTATTCCTATTATGACTGAGAAGTTGTTATCACTATTTGAGAAAAGCCATTCCTAATAAAAAATGATACGGAATTTTAAGAAGAAATGATAGTCATAGTTTTTATTTGGGGCCAACGACAATTTGTACAAAGGATCATTTAAAACCAGTTACTAAAGTCACTTCGGAGATAATATTGAAATAGACTGCATTGATTAAGCTGATCGTTCTCGCAAGGATATCTATCGTATAAAAAACAATTTcgaaaaaacagcaaaaactggtttctattataatactgttataaaagtaataattgtaattatttttgaaagaaCATCGAAAAAAGATACAAAGCCCTTATATATCAAAATGGAAACATCATCATAGTCCTCTTAAACCTCCTTGTTACTAACAAAACGTCGTGAGTATAAGTGTCTATTGTGTTTTCGCCAGTATACTATTATTTGCGAAAAATATGTGTTTGTTGgtttgcaaataataaaaacaagtaTTACGCAAAAATTCACCTGTCAGATTCTTTTGCTTGTTGGCCCTTTTCGCTTCTGGGATCGacaaaattttaaaaccaTTAATGGTTTTATTTGTTGAAGACATTTGTTGGTTGTGTTGTGGTTGGTTGCAGGTTATATTTGGTAGGTTGGTTGACAGATTGGTTGATTGATTGGGTTGATGGAAGATGATGGGTCAATCGATTCACATCATGGAATTCACATATGGAATATGTGAACAATtggaatatgaaaaaatagcaacaaaaaagaaaataaaaaataaatatataatatacatcCTAACGACAAATATAtgtatcaaaacaacattggTAGGATCTTATTTATGTCTTTTACGTGGTTAAAAATCATACAAActattattttacattattttaattgtacTAACCTTTTTTCATCTTTTTAATTTCCGCTTCCTGTTCGTCAACTGCCGCACCAAGGAGCGTAAAAATTATACCAGCTTGTGAGTTTACCCCTACGGCTGTAACAACCATTTTGCCGCTTCCTTCCATAACATGCGTGCCGGATAGAACCATGGGATCGACATCTGGCCCCTTTTTGACATGATCAGACTCGCCAGTCAGCGAAGATTCGTCCACCTACAGAATGAAAAATTACCACCAAATACTTTACTGATAAAATAGTCTTTATCTAAGTTTTCACGTAACTAACCTTTAAGTCGTTACTTTGAATAAGACACCCATCAGCCGGCAATAAGTCTCCATATTTAACTTGAGCAATATCGCCAACAAGAATATCACCAACTGATATTTGGCACACCTCTCCTCCTCTAATAACTGAAAACTTGTGCTCACCCTCTATACGATTTTGCAGACCTCGAAACTGTCTTTCTTTAGAGTAATCATTAAATGCTGTCACTATAACTACGACAATAACAGAAATAAGAATGGCCAATCCTTCAATCCAACCATGGTGTTCTTCCTCCTCCTGCAACACagctttaaaataaaacaatattaaaatacAATATTGTATTACGGACCACAAAACTAAACCACTTACGCGCATCCTCGTCGGCGGGTTTATAAAATGATAGACCAAGCGATACCAATGCAGCTACCTCTAAAATAATAAGGGTCACGTCTTGAAGAGCCTCCCAGACTAGAGTCAAAAAGGTCTTTGGTGGCTTCGGTGGTATAACATTGGAACCGAATGTTTCACGTCTATGCTCTTCGTCAGCCTTCGATCCACTTAGGCCTTATGGTAATTCAATTAAAGTATTGTAAAAGTAAACtcaatataaattaaatatattaatattgtaCATAGAGAACAACTTACCTTCATTGGGAGATGTGTATAACTTTTTACATAATTCGTGAATGCCACCATTTTCAGCTATCTTCATAACACCCTCACGACCACGATGCTCCATGAGCTCACGCAGCTGTTTAAGTGAAATACCATATTGCGCCGGTCTTCCATCTATAGTGGCCATTTGTTATGGTCTTATctgtatttaaaaatgtataaattcaACAGTAGCCTAACATCTTAATAGgccaaataatttataaattttttaaagtaCTTCTCACGGAATATTTTCGTTAGTTTACGCGCAAGGGTGTGAGAGGGAGATATGCAAATGGaccatttatgtatgtaagtatatattttttcgaatGGTAAATATACCATTTACCATGCCATTTTTGTGTGTGCTAAAGGGTAATGAAAATAATGTGTATTTAGTAGAACACGAAGACAAAAGAAAGTAGAACTGTGTTCCCATTGCAGGGAATCTCTGCTACAGTGAATTTGTTTGTGACCATGCTCACAATATGAGTACAATATGAATCGCACTGATCTTAAATTGCGTACTAAATGGaaagttattttatttatctacTGACAATTAATCCGTTGACTATAAAATTCATTCGAACCGTAACTGTATATGTAACCTAAGTACGTAACAATTTGAAGGACCTTCGGGAGCAAATTCCAGCCGCAGATAgggtataaaacatataaatttcggtcgttttttttttaatgtagATCAGTTGtctaaatataaaagaatGTCGTGCAATTTTCTGTGAATAGCTTCTCAGATCTGCGCATAGACTGATATATTTATGTAATCTTTATTCAAATTGACTTATTTTAGAAGCCGGACATGACAATTTTTGACATGTAATTCTTGGTAGTAAAATTGCACTTAGTTATTGATcatttacaaataataataatagatttCGTTTTTAAAGAGGTTTAGGCTAGTCATACAAACAAGGAACGTGTTCAAGATAATGCAATAAATATCTAGCTAAAAGTGGATCGATTCGATTCCATTTTGGCCAGgaaattgttattaaataatcGTTTTTGTCAACGATAAGCTTGCAATCTGATTAAGACAATCCCCTAATActattaaaaatcaatttttaccGAATTCTGTAAAAGCTTTTGTAGAGCATAGTTGTGCTCACACAGATATCCTAAGAAATTGTTGTATCTATGATTCATATTTGTATATCATACTCTACCCAGAAATGTATACATTGGTTTGATTTAGTAGTCAACCCTGACTACACAGTCAAGCTATGTAGACCAACCAAACTAGATCTGTGCGTTTCCAACCAtttaaagtatatattttcttgATCAGGATTAATAAAAGAGAAACTGGCCATGgccgtctgtctgtccgtccgtataagTAAGTTTAAGCTTTCAATTCTTAATCCGATACTCGGTTCAAAAGATTGCGGCGTTTTCAGAGTTCTTTAGTGGAACAAGTTTAGCTGATTCGGAGATTTCACCTTCACGTAACAAACCCATTTTAAAGTTCCTAATATCCTTGCAAGTAAAATTCCAAAGGGatttattttaacaaattttgtataatCCTTTAAATTTCTAATTCACTTCTTAAAAAAGACAGAATCCTATACTCAGCTAGCGAAAATGCGAGCCCTAAATTTGGTGTCGATAGATAgtgtgaaataaaataataaaaaattaaaaatataaacatgaGTCAACCAACTTCTCTGCGTCTTTAGAATCTGTATACTTAACCTCAACcatctagcttttatagttcctgagatctggacgctcatacggacggacaggaccagatcgactcggctattgatgcTGATCAAGAATcaatatactttatatggtcggatgtgctttcttctgcctgttacatacctTCAATGAatcccttttactctacgagtaaaaaGGGAGTACTAGTACTAGTACTAGtactaaactaaaatttttaatattgaAGAGGTGTGAACGTTTTCCATAAATAGAATAGAATCACGCATATGTGTGTACGTCAGGAAAATCATTTTACATGTATCTATTTTAGTTCTATTTGACAAATATTCCGAGCCATTGGCCAAAATTCTTGCAACAAATACAAGCTAGTCGGTAACTGGGCCTCACTCTATTTTTTGCACATGTTAAAATTACATATATAGTACATGCATTGTACGTACACATGAATTATTTGATATGATCACACAGGAAATTAACAGGTGCACAGGAAATGTATCCTATACCATTGGATTCTATATTTCCttataaaaacataaacatactTAGTGTATGGATAAGGATAATGAACACATCAATTCAAATTCGTGACTTGTTTAAACGAAGTGCACCCCACCCACTCTTCGCCATCAGGAATCTTACGTCATATGTCACGACAAgaactacatacatacatacatatgtatgtatggtgTTGTTGGCCATATTGGCCATGGAGTAAAATATGCATACACACGTACTTGTGATGAACCTTCaagcaaatgaaaattgtATACATTAGTACTATATGGATTTGATTCTGGGTTACTCTATCAGTAATTTTCagctttcatttcatttcgaagACTGTGTATGTTCGGAAAACATACAATATAATATGATATCATGTTTATTTCCTGGCCACAAAACATTCTTTTGCGTACCCATTGCTTTAACTCTTAAAAAACTGTATATTTTGGAATACGTACACAATTAGGAGGCGAATTAATTGTACACGACTCAAGTTAATCGCCGCAATATATaacgaaatatttaatataaattactGACACTGTGACGCCTTTCTTTTCAGCAGTATTTATTTCTCCACAGGGAAATATATATCGATATATCAAACTTTTACCATCGAAGTATTCACAAAACTGTAAGACTCTATATCGATGTATTTTCACATGTAGTCtctcaataaattatttgattaCGCGGCGCTAGCAAAAATGTTCGTGTGTTTTCGTAGTAAATTCTCTTCAcctttatttttagttaaaaAGGTAGAAAATCCGTAATGCCTACATATAACTTTACACTGAACTGCGGCAAAAACTCAGTGCCAcagttatttaaagaaaagtatTTGAAAGATAGCTGTCCAGCTGTTTGTCTTGATTGTCGCATCAGCTTATCTTTTGCTTGCCTATCTACGTTAGTACTGCGGCGATCACCTACCTGTGAGATAAGAACATAAACGTTTT encodes:
- the LOC6619454 gene encoding plasma membrane calcium-transporting ATPase 2 isoform X1; the encoded protein is MATIDGRPAQYGISLKQLRELMEHRGREGVMKIAENGGIHELCKKLYTSPNEGLSGSKADEEHRRETFGSNVIPPKPPKTFLTLVWEALQDVTLIILEVAALVSLGLSFYKPADEDAPVLQEEEEHHGWIEGLAILISVIVVVIVTAFNDYSKERQFRGLQNRIEGEHKFSVIRGGEVCQISVGDILVGDIAQVKYGDLLPADGCLIQSNDLKVDESSLTGESDHVKKGPDVDPMVLSGTHVMEGSGKMVVTAVGVNSQAGIIFTLLGAAVDEQEAEIKKMKKEAKRANKQKNLTGENDGRSQIKGSQAPSQRETVTSEITKSESEGNHLPQSSSSGAAETGHKKEKSVLQAKLTKLAIQIGYAGSTIAVLTVIILIIQFCIKTFVIDEKPWKNTYANNLVKHLIIGVTVLVVAVPEGLPLAVTLSLAYSVKKMMKDNNLVRHLDACETMGNATAICSDKTGTLTTNRMTVVQSYICEKLCKVLPTLSDIPQHVGNLITMGISVNSAYTSNIMAGHNPGDLPIQVGNKTECALLGFVQGLGVKYQSIRDEITEDKFTRVYTFNSVRKSMGTVIPRPNGGYRLYTKGASEIIMKKCAFIYGHEGTLEKFTREMQERLIREVIEPMACDGLRTISVAYRDFVPGKAAINEVHIDGEPNWDDEENIMTNLTCLCVVGIEDPVRPEVPDAIRKCQRAGITVRMVTGDNINTARSIASKCGILRPNDDFLILEGKEFNRRIRDSNGDIQQHLIDKVWPKLRVLARSSPTDKYTLVKGIIDSTVSENREVVAVTGDGTNDGPALKKADVGFAMGIAGTDVAKEASDIILTDDNFSSIVKAVMWGRNVYDSIAKFLQFQLTVNVVAVIVAFIGACAVQDSPLKAVQMLWVNLIMDTLASLALATEFPTPDLLLRKPYGRTKPLISRTMMKNILGQALYQLIIIFGLLFVGDVILDIESGRGQELNAGPTQHFTIIFNTFVMMTLFNEINARKIHGQRNVIEGLLTNPIFYTIWIFTMISQVLIIQYGKMAFSTKALTLDQWLWCVFFGIGTLVWGQLITSVPTRKLPKILSWGRGHPEEYTDGMNLGEERFDSIDSDKKPRAGQILWIRGLTRLQTQLRVIRAFRSTLEDLSERRSMHSLHSLRSPRTGIPVAVSGGHPLYNFNLLNPNYIKHQQQQEPKLPPHTQHNVSSGMLSPDISYIDEDPQQQQRTLHNGLTSQRSSMPSNSNAPSSSQSFSKIAQTLQQKIRDNNETKHSNGQNETRI
- the LOC6619454 gene encoding plasma membrane calcium-transporting ATPase 3 isoform X7: MATIDGRPAQYGISLKQLRELMEHRGREGVMKIAENGGIHELCKKLYTSPNEGLSGSKADEEHRRETFGSNVIPPKPPKTFLTLVWEALQDVTLIILEVAALVSLGLSFYKPADEDAPVLQEEEEHHGWIEGLAILISVIVVVIVTAFNDYSKERQFRGLQNRIEGEHKFSVIRGGEVCQISVGDILVGDIAQVKYGDLLPADGCLIQSNDLKVDESSLTGESDHVKKGPDVDPMVLSGTHVMEGSGKMVVTAVGVNSQAGIIFTLLGAAVDEQEAEIKKMKKEAKRANKQKNLTGENDGRSQIKGSQAPSQRETVTSEITKSESEGNHLPQSSSSGAAETGHKKEKSVLQAKLTKLAIQIGYAGSTIAVLTVIILIIQFCIKTFVIDEKPWKNTYANNLVKHLIIGVTVLVVAVPEGLPLAVTLSLAYSVKKMMKDNNLVRHLDACETMGNATAICSDKTGTLTTNRMTVVQSYICEKLCKVLPTLSDIPQHVGNLITMGISVNSAYTSNIMAGHNPGDLPIQVGNKTECALLGFVQGLGVKYQSIRDEITEDKFTRVYTFNSVRKSMGTVIPRPNGGYRLYTKGASEIIMKKCAFIYGHEGTLEKFTREMQERLIREVIEPMACDGLRTISVAYRDFVPGKAAINEVHIDGEPNWDDEENIMTNLTCLCVVGIEDPVRPEVPDAIRKCQRAGITVRMVTGDNINTARSIASKCGILRPNDDFLILEGKEFNRRIRDSNGDIQQHLIDKVWPKLRVLARSSPTDKYTLVKGIIDSTVSENREVVAVTGDGTNDGPALKKADVGFAMGIAGTDVAKEASDIILTDDNFSSIVKAVMWGRNVYDSIAKFLQFQLTVNVVAVIVAFIGACAVQDSPLKAVQMLWVNLIMDTLASLALATEFPTPDLLLRKPYGRTKPLISRTMMKNILGQALYQLIIIFGLLFVGDVILDIESGRGQELNAGPTQHFTIIFNTFVMMTLFNEINARKIHGQRNVIEGLLTNPIFYTIWIFTMISQVLIIQYGKMAFSTKALTLDQWLWCVFFGIGTLVWGQLITSVPTRKLPKILSWGRGHPEEYTDGMNLGEERFDSIDSDKKPRAGQILWIRGLTRLQTQLAEPIRETEV
- the LOC6619454 gene encoding plasma membrane calcium-transporting ATPase 2 isoform X5 yields the protein MATIDGRPAQYGISLKQLRELMEHRGREGVMKIAENGGIHELCKKLYTSPNEGLSGSKADEEHRRETFGSNVIPPKPPKTFLTLVWEALQDVTLIILEVAALVSLGLSFYKPADEDAPVLQEEEEHHGWIEGLAILISVIVVVIVTAFNDYSKERQFRGLQNRIEGEHKFSVIRGGEVCQISVGDILVGDIAQVKYGDLLPADGCLIQSNDLKVDESSLTGESDHVKKGPDVDPMVLSGTHVMEGSGKMVVTAVGVNSQAGIIFTLLGAAVDEQEAEIKKMKKGENDGRSQIKGSQAPSQRETVTSEITKSESEGNHLPQSSSSGAAETGHKKEKSVLQAKLTKLAIQIGYAGSTIAVLTVIILIIQFCIKTFVIDEKPWKNTYANNLVKHLIIGVTVLVVAVPEGLPLAVTLSLAYSVKKMMKDNNLVRHLDACETMGNATAICSDKTGTLTTNRMTVVQSYICEKLCKVLPTLSDIPQHVGNLITMGISVNSAYTSNIMAGHNPGDLPIQVGNKTECALLGFVQGLGVKYQSIRDEITEDKFTRVYTFNSVRKSMGTVIPRPNGGYRLYTKGASEIIMKKCAFIYGHEGTLEKFTREMQERLIREVIEPMACDGLRTISVAYRDFVPGKAAINEVHIDGEPNWDDEENIMTNLTCLCVVGIEDPVRPEVPDAIRKCQRAGITVRMVTGDNINTARSIASKCGILRPNDDFLILEGKEFNRRIRDSNGDIQQHLIDKVWPKLRVLARSSPTDKYTLVKGIIDSTVSENREVVAVTGDGTNDGPALKKADVGFAMGIAGTDVAKEASDIILTDDNFSSIVKAVMWGRNVYDSIAKFLQFQLTVNVVAVIVAFIGACAVQDSPLKAVQMLWVNLIMDTLASLALATEFPTPDLLLRKPYGRTKPLISRTMMKNILGQALYQLIIIFGLLFVGDVILDIESGRGQELNAGPTQHFTIIFNTFVMMTLFNEINARKIHGQRNVIEGLLTNPIFYTIWIFTMISQVLIIQYGKMAFSTKALTLDQWLWCVFFGIGTLVWGQLITSVPTRKLPKILSWGRGHPEEYTDGMNLGEERFDSIDSDKKPRAGQILWIRGLTRLQTQVIGGELQERLIPVPYSKSNTDQAIRVVNAFRQGLDARYGDHTNTSLAEVLRKQTSLSKRLSETSSIEYADNIPDELTIPEIDVERLSSHSHTETAV